A region of Amyelois transitella isolate CPQ chromosome 11, ilAmyTran1.1, whole genome shotgun sequence DNA encodes the following proteins:
- the LOC106133301 gene encoding facilitated trehalose transporter Tret1 isoform X5, which produces MAEVGVSQTVLVEPREGGRKLPQYIAALAATLGALAAGSALGWSSPVVFKVTQANQTDYNFPVSTAQGDWISSLVNLGAATVCIPIGLIMDAIGRKKTMLCLVLPFTVGWLLITFATNVSMLMAGRFITGFAGGAFCVTAPTYTSEIAQDSIRGTLGSYFQLMITIGILFAYAVGSYTSVFVFNILCTCIPIIFGIVFFFMPESPTFLVKKDRNSEAREALVRLRGTNYDIDAELNALKQRAEESSNSQVSYLSALTKKTALRAILICFALMVFQQLSGINAVIFNTSAIFASAGAAVPAAVATIIIGVIQVVSTFGSSLVIDKLGRRILLLLSTLVMCLCSTALGVFFFLQDVHGADSDIVASISWLPLLALSLFIIAFSIGLGPIPWMMAGELCTTEIKAFVASTAGTFNWLLSFAVTSTFNALNDSIGSGQVFWLFASIMVVGFVFVFFIVPETKGKSVDEIQVMLGAQPQQQRNTDETKK; this is translated from the exons ATGGCGGAGGTGGGAGTGTCCCAGACGGTCCTGGTGGAGCCGCGCGAGGGGGGGCGGAAGCTGCCACAGTACATAGCAGCTCTCGCAG CAACCCTAGGCGCGCTGGCCGCCGGTTCAGCCCTGGGCTGGTCGTCGCCCGTCGTCTTCAAAGTGACCCAGGCCAACCAAACCGACTACAACTTCCCGGTCTCCACCGCCCAGGGCGACTGGATCTCTTCTCTCGTCAATCTCGGAGCAGCCACCGTCTGTATACCAATAGGCCTCATCATGGACGCTATAGGTCGGAAGAAAACCATGTTATGTCTCGTCTTACCCTTCACTGTCGGCTGGCTTCTCATCACGTTCGCTACAAACGTCTCCATGCTCATGGCCGGCAGATTTATCACAGGTTTCGCTGGAGGAGCATTCTGCGTTACAGCACCGACTTACACCAGTGAAATAGCCCAAGACTCCATCCGTGGAACGTTGGGAAGTTATTTTCAACTCATGATCACTATTGGTATACTTTTCGCGTACGCCGTCGGCAGCTACACTTCAGTTTTCGTATTCAATATCCTCTGCACTTGCATACCGATCATTTTCGGCATTGTATTCTTTTTCATGCCAGAAAGTCCGACCTTCTTGGTCAAGAAAGACAGGAACAGCGAAGCGAGGGAAGCGTTGGTGAGATTACGCGGTACAAATTACGACATCGACGCCGAATTGAATGCGTTGAAACAACGCGCTGAAGAGAGCAGCAACAGCCAAGTATCCTACTTGTCAGCACTCACGAAAAAGACTGCGTTGAGAGCCATCCTCATTTGTTTCGCTCTGATGGTATTCCAACAGCTCTCTGGTATAAATGCCGTCATCTTTAACACGTCAGCGATATTCGCTTCTGCAGGAGCGGCCGTGCCCGCTGCGGTTGCGACTATCATCATCGGTGTCATCCAAGTAGTATCAACATTCGGCTCGAGTTTGGTCATCGACAAACTTGGCAGAAGAATTCTTCTGTTACTGTCCACTTTGGTCATGTGCCTTTGTTCTACAGCTTTAGGAGTGTTCTTCTTCTTACAAGACGTTCATGGAGCAGATTCAGATATTGTCGCTTCCATATCTTGGCTTCCACTCCTCGCATTGTCTCTTTTCATAATCGCTTTCTCCATTGGTCTAGGTCCAATTCCGTGGATGATGGCGGGAGAACTTTGTACCACTGAAATTAAGGCTTTCGTCGCCTCAACGGCTGGCACCTTCAATTGGCTTCTCAGTTTTGCCGTCACGAGTACTTTCAACGctcttaatgatagtattggtTCCGGTCAAGTATTTTGGCTCTTCGCCAGTATAATGGTCGTTGGATTCGTGTTCGTATTCTTCATCGTTCCTGAAACGAAAGGCAAGAGCGTTGACGAAATCCAAGTCATGCTAGGCGCTCAGCCACAACAACAAAGAAATACAgacgaaacaaaaaaataa
- the LOC106133308 gene encoding mucolipin-3-like — protein sequence MENITSSPDNTCSEEDGEQKSSNNRASDNGQRFDTANTSYTALNQMEEKMRRKLQFFFMNPIEKWKAKRKFPYKFVVQVIKIVLVTFQLCLFAHNRYNHVNYTWDNRISFSHLFLLGWDSTREINAYPPGAGPLAIYKQDEFYNTLDFAYAGYLNLSNAIGPYSYNNEDNKRVDPVFCQYNYKQGIIYGFNESYIFNSEIVETCVNFTSSENELFSSEMYLKNSGIDIQFAALVRAKLMFSVNTINFRAAGPITPPDCYRFDVELIFDNEDHDGQMSLILDAEPYKLTCKGDTEYVTDNKIDQVLRSILNVLVILICSISLALCSRAIYRAQLLKELTVHFFRHNYNKELSVDGRLEFLNIWYIMIIINDILIIMGSAIKEQIERNQFTNDQWNVCSLFLGTGNLLVWFGVLRYLGFFKTYNVVILTLKKAAPKIFRFLICALLLYAGFTFCGWLILGPYHMKFRSLATTSECLFSLINGDDMFATFSIMSKKSPMLWWFSRIYLYSFISLYIYVVLSLFISVIMDAYDTIKQYYKDGFPKSDLQQFIGEANYEEVSSGLYRTQSSSSLNAVMNSLFCCNFYRSAYSKIGGGTSSHNLL from the coding sequence ATGGAGAACATAACATCTTCTCCTGATAATACTTGTTCTGAAGAGGATGGAGAGCAGAAATCATCAAACAATCGAGCTAGTGACAATGGCCAGCGTTTTGATACAGCAAACACATCGTACACGGCCCTGAATCAAATGGAGGAAAAAATGCGTCGAAAGTTACAGTTTTTCTTCATGAACCCTATTGAGAAATGGAAGGCCAAGCGCAAATTTCCTTACAAATTCGTCGTCCAAGTCATCAAGATTGTTTTGGTGACGTTtcaactttgtttgtttgcccACAATAGATATAATCATGTCAACTACACATGGGACAATAGGATCAGTTTCTCGCACTTATTCCTGCTCGGCTGGGACTCCACTCGCGAGATCAATGCGTATCCGCCAGGAGCTGGACCCTTGGCTATCTACAAACAGGATGAATTTTATAACACTCTAGATTTCGCATATGCTGGCTACTTGAATTTGAGCAACGCAATTGGGCCCTATTCATATAACAATGAGGACAACAAAAGAGTGGACCCAGTTTTCTGTCAGTACAATTACAAACAAGGAATCATTTACGGATTCAACGAAAGCTACATTTTCAATTCAGAAATTGTGGAGACTTGTGTCAACTTCACTAGCAGTGAAAACGAACTGTTTTCTTCTGAAATGTACTTGAAGAATTCTGGTATAGATATTCAATTTGCAGCGTTGGTACGGgctaaattaatgttttctgTAAACACTATCAACTTTAGGGCAGCTGGTCCGATAACCCCACCGGACTGTTACAGGTTTGATGTTGAACTGATCTTTGACAATGAAGACCATGACGGCCAAATGTCACTCATATTAGATGCAGAGCCCTATAAATTGACTTGCAAAGGAGACACAGAATATGTAACGGATAACAAAATCGATCAAGTGCTTCGGAGTATATTAAATGTGCTTGTTATTTTGATATGTTCAATTTCATTAGCACTCTGCAGTCGAGCGATATACCGAGCCCAGCTACTAAAAGAACTTACTGTTCATTTCTTCCgtcacaattataataaagagcTCAGTGTAGATGGGAGATTGGAATTCCTGAATATCTGGTAcataatgataattataaatgatatACTCATCATCATGGGGTCTGCAATTAAAGAGCAAATTGAGCGAAATCAGTTCACCAATGACCAGTGGAATGTCTGCTCTTTGTTCTTAGGCACTGGCAATCTTCTAGTTTGGTTTGGAGTCCTCAGATATTTAGGGTTCTTCAAAACCTACAATGTTGTCATACTAACTCTGAAGAAAGCTGCTCCAAAGATATTCAGATTCTTGATTTGCGCTCTTCTCCTTTATGCTGGGTTTACGTTTTGCGGCTGGCTGATATTGGGACCGTATCACATGAAATTCAGGTCGTTAGCAACCACTTCTGAATGTCTGTTCTCTTTAATAAACGGTGATGATATGTTTGCcacattttcaattatgtCTAAGAAGTCTCCAATGCTTTGGTGGTTCAGTCGAATTTATCTATATTCTTTTATAAGCTTGTACATTTATGTTGTATTAAGTTTATTCATTTCGGTCATAATGGATGCGTATGATACGATCAAGCAATATTATAAGGATGGTTTTCCTAAGAGTGATTTACAGCAGTTTATAGGTGAAGCTAATTATGAGGAAGTGTCTTCAGGTCTGTACAGGACCCAAAGCTCTTCATCTTTGAATGCAGTCATGAATTCATTATTCTGTTGTAATTTTTACAGAAGTGCATACTCAAAGATTGGTGGAGGGACTTCAAGTCACAATTTGTTATAA
- the LOC106133301 gene encoding facilitated trehalose transporter Tret1-2 homolog isoform X3 has protein sequence MRLSLFRNRRANTIDDSDREREPLLSTPGPSNIQYESAEGNGTMAEVGVSQTVLVEPREGGRKLPQYIAALAATLGALAAGSALGWSSPVVFKVTQANQTDYNFPVSTAQGDWISSLVNLGAATVCIPIGLIMDAIGRKKTMLCLVLPFTVGWLLITFATNVSMLMAGRFITGFAGGAFCVTAPTYTSEIAQDSIRGTLGSYFQLMITIGILFAYAVGSYTSVFVFNILCTCIPIIFGIVFFFMPESPTFLVKKDRNSEAREALVRLRGTNYDIDAELNALKQRAEESSNSQVSYLSALTKKTALRAILICFALMVFQQLSGINAVIFNTSAIFASAGAAVPAAVATIIIGVIQVVSTFGSSLVIDKLGRRILLLLSTLVMCLCSTALGVFFFLQDVHGADSDIVASISWLPLLALSLFIIAFSIGLGPIPWMMAGELCTTEIKAFVASTAGTFNWLLSFAVTSTFNALNDSIGSGQVFWLFASIMVVGFVFVFFIVPETKGKSVDEIQVMLGAQPQQQRNTDETKK, from the exons ATGAGGTTGTCATTGTTTCGAAATCGAAGAGCTAATACAATCGACGACTCGGATCGTGAACGTGAACCCTTGCTTTCTACTCCTGGACCAAGTAATATTCAATATGAG AGCGCAGAAGGCAACGGCACTATGGCGGAGGTGGGAGTGTCCCAGACGGTCCTGGTGGAGCCGCGCGAGGGGGGGCGGAAGCTGCCACAGTACATAGCAGCTCTCGCAG CAACCCTAGGCGCGCTGGCCGCCGGTTCAGCCCTGGGCTGGTCGTCGCCCGTCGTCTTCAAAGTGACCCAGGCCAACCAAACCGACTACAACTTCCCGGTCTCCACCGCCCAGGGCGACTGGATCTCTTCTCTCGTCAATCTCGGAGCAGCCACCGTCTGTATACCAATAGGCCTCATCATGGACGCTATAGGTCGGAAGAAAACCATGTTATGTCTCGTCTTACCCTTCACTGTCGGCTGGCTTCTCATCACGTTCGCTACAAACGTCTCCATGCTCATGGCCGGCAGATTTATCACAGGTTTCGCTGGAGGAGCATTCTGCGTTACAGCACCGACTTACACCAGTGAAATAGCCCAAGACTCCATCCGTGGAACGTTGGGAAGTTATTTTCAACTCATGATCACTATTGGTATACTTTTCGCGTACGCCGTCGGCAGCTACACTTCAGTTTTCGTATTCAATATCCTCTGCACTTGCATACCGATCATTTTCGGCATTGTATTCTTTTTCATGCCAGAAAGTCCGACCTTCTTGGTCAAGAAAGACAGGAACAGCGAAGCGAGGGAAGCGTTGGTGAGATTACGCGGTACAAATTACGACATCGACGCCGAATTGAATGCGTTGAAACAACGCGCTGAAGAGAGCAGCAACAGCCAAGTATCCTACTTGTCAGCACTCACGAAAAAGACTGCGTTGAGAGCCATCCTCATTTGTTTCGCTCTGATGGTATTCCAACAGCTCTCTGGTATAAATGCCGTCATCTTTAACACGTCAGCGATATTCGCTTCTGCAGGAGCGGCCGTGCCCGCTGCGGTTGCGACTATCATCATCGGTGTCATCCAAGTAGTATCAACATTCGGCTCGAGTTTGGTCATCGACAAACTTGGCAGAAGAATTCTTCTGTTACTGTCCACTTTGGTCATGTGCCTTTGTTCTACAGCTTTAGGAGTGTTCTTCTTCTTACAAGACGTTCATGGAGCAGATTCAGATATTGTCGCTTCCATATCTTGGCTTCCACTCCTCGCATTGTCTCTTTTCATAATCGCTTTCTCCATTGGTCTAGGTCCAATTCCGTGGATGATGGCGGGAGAACTTTGTACCACTGAAATTAAGGCTTTCGTCGCCTCAACGGCTGGCACCTTCAATTGGCTTCTCAGTTTTGCCGTCACGAGTACTTTCAACGctcttaatgatagtattggtTCCGGTCAAGTATTTTGGCTCTTCGCCAGTATAATGGTCGTTGGATTCGTGTTCGTATTCTTCATCGTTCCTGAAACGAAAGGCAAGAGCGTTGACGAAATCCAAGTCATGCTAGGCGCTCAGCCACAACAACAAAGAAATACAgacgaaacaaaaaaataa
- the LOC106133301 gene encoding facilitated trehalose transporter Tret1-2 homolog isoform X1 yields the protein MFGWGRPNAVGILGVSTFGPGAVLAGIVTRDIVGCVMSAEGNGTMAEVGVSQTVLVEPREGGRKLPQYIAALAATLGALAAGSALGWSSPVVFKVTQANQTDYNFPVSTAQGDWISSLVNLGAATVCIPIGLIMDAIGRKKTMLCLVLPFTVGWLLITFATNVSMLMAGRFITGFAGGAFCVTAPTYTSEIAQDSIRGTLGSYFQLMITIGILFAYAVGSYTSVFVFNILCTCIPIIFGIVFFFMPESPTFLVKKDRNSEAREALVRLRGTNYDIDAELNALKQRAEESSNSQVSYLSALTKKTALRAILICFALMVFQQLSGINAVIFNTSAIFASAGAAVPAAVATIIIGVIQVVSTFGSSLVIDKLGRRILLLLSTLVMCLCSTALGVFFFLQDVHGADSDIVASISWLPLLALSLFIIAFSIGLGPIPWMMAGELCTTEIKAFVASTAGTFNWLLSFAVTSTFNALNDSIGSGQVFWLFASIMVVGFVFVFFIVPETKGKSVDEIQVMLGAQPQQQRNTDETKK from the exons ATGTTTGGGTGGGGAAGACCTAATGCTGTGGGAATCCTCGGTGTCTCAACATTTGGTCCAGGAGCTGTTTTGGCCGGCATTGTGACGAGAGATATCGTTGGATGTGTTATG AGCGCAGAAGGCAACGGCACTATGGCGGAGGTGGGAGTGTCCCAGACGGTCCTGGTGGAGCCGCGCGAGGGGGGGCGGAAGCTGCCACAGTACATAGCAGCTCTCGCAG CAACCCTAGGCGCGCTGGCCGCCGGTTCAGCCCTGGGCTGGTCGTCGCCCGTCGTCTTCAAAGTGACCCAGGCCAACCAAACCGACTACAACTTCCCGGTCTCCACCGCCCAGGGCGACTGGATCTCTTCTCTCGTCAATCTCGGAGCAGCCACCGTCTGTATACCAATAGGCCTCATCATGGACGCTATAGGTCGGAAGAAAACCATGTTATGTCTCGTCTTACCCTTCACTGTCGGCTGGCTTCTCATCACGTTCGCTACAAACGTCTCCATGCTCATGGCCGGCAGATTTATCACAGGTTTCGCTGGAGGAGCATTCTGCGTTACAGCACCGACTTACACCAGTGAAATAGCCCAAGACTCCATCCGTGGAACGTTGGGAAGTTATTTTCAACTCATGATCACTATTGGTATACTTTTCGCGTACGCCGTCGGCAGCTACACTTCAGTTTTCGTATTCAATATCCTCTGCACTTGCATACCGATCATTTTCGGCATTGTATTCTTTTTCATGCCAGAAAGTCCGACCTTCTTGGTCAAGAAAGACAGGAACAGCGAAGCGAGGGAAGCGTTGGTGAGATTACGCGGTACAAATTACGACATCGACGCCGAATTGAATGCGTTGAAACAACGCGCTGAAGAGAGCAGCAACAGCCAAGTATCCTACTTGTCAGCACTCACGAAAAAGACTGCGTTGAGAGCCATCCTCATTTGTTTCGCTCTGATGGTATTCCAACAGCTCTCTGGTATAAATGCCGTCATCTTTAACACGTCAGCGATATTCGCTTCTGCAGGAGCGGCCGTGCCCGCTGCGGTTGCGACTATCATCATCGGTGTCATCCAAGTAGTATCAACATTCGGCTCGAGTTTGGTCATCGACAAACTTGGCAGAAGAATTCTTCTGTTACTGTCCACTTTGGTCATGTGCCTTTGTTCTACAGCTTTAGGAGTGTTCTTCTTCTTACAAGACGTTCATGGAGCAGATTCAGATATTGTCGCTTCCATATCTTGGCTTCCACTCCTCGCATTGTCTCTTTTCATAATCGCTTTCTCCATTGGTCTAGGTCCAATTCCGTGGATGATGGCGGGAGAACTTTGTACCACTGAAATTAAGGCTTTCGTCGCCTCAACGGCTGGCACCTTCAATTGGCTTCTCAGTTTTGCCGTCACGAGTACTTTCAACGctcttaatgatagtattggtTCCGGTCAAGTATTTTGGCTCTTCGCCAGTATAATGGTCGTTGGATTCGTGTTCGTATTCTTCATCGTTCCTGAAACGAAAGGCAAGAGCGTTGACGAAATCCAAGTCATGCTAGGCGCTCAGCCACAACAACAAAGAAATACAgacgaaacaaaaaaataa
- the LOC106133301 gene encoding facilitated trehalose transporter Tret1 isoform X4, translating into MSREKLDYPGETIKLLDINKSAEGNGTMAEVGVSQTVLVEPREGGRKLPQYIAALAATLGALAAGSALGWSSPVVFKVTQANQTDYNFPVSTAQGDWISSLVNLGAATVCIPIGLIMDAIGRKKTMLCLVLPFTVGWLLITFATNVSMLMAGRFITGFAGGAFCVTAPTYTSEIAQDSIRGTLGSYFQLMITIGILFAYAVGSYTSVFVFNILCTCIPIIFGIVFFFMPESPTFLVKKDRNSEAREALVRLRGTNYDIDAELNALKQRAEESSNSQVSYLSALTKKTALRAILICFALMVFQQLSGINAVIFNTSAIFASAGAAVPAAVATIIIGVIQVVSTFGSSLVIDKLGRRILLLLSTLVMCLCSTALGVFFFLQDVHGADSDIVASISWLPLLALSLFIIAFSIGLGPIPWMMAGELCTTEIKAFVASTAGTFNWLLSFAVTSTFNALNDSIGSGQVFWLFASIMVVGFVFVFFIVPETKGKSVDEIQVMLGAQPQQQRNTDETKK; encoded by the exons AGCGCAGAAGGCAACGGCACTATGGCGGAGGTGGGAGTGTCCCAGACGGTCCTGGTGGAGCCGCGCGAGGGGGGGCGGAAGCTGCCACAGTACATAGCAGCTCTCGCAG CAACCCTAGGCGCGCTGGCCGCCGGTTCAGCCCTGGGCTGGTCGTCGCCCGTCGTCTTCAAAGTGACCCAGGCCAACCAAACCGACTACAACTTCCCGGTCTCCACCGCCCAGGGCGACTGGATCTCTTCTCTCGTCAATCTCGGAGCAGCCACCGTCTGTATACCAATAGGCCTCATCATGGACGCTATAGGTCGGAAGAAAACCATGTTATGTCTCGTCTTACCCTTCACTGTCGGCTGGCTTCTCATCACGTTCGCTACAAACGTCTCCATGCTCATGGCCGGCAGATTTATCACAGGTTTCGCTGGAGGAGCATTCTGCGTTACAGCACCGACTTACACCAGTGAAATAGCCCAAGACTCCATCCGTGGAACGTTGGGAAGTTATTTTCAACTCATGATCACTATTGGTATACTTTTCGCGTACGCCGTCGGCAGCTACACTTCAGTTTTCGTATTCAATATCCTCTGCACTTGCATACCGATCATTTTCGGCATTGTATTCTTTTTCATGCCAGAAAGTCCGACCTTCTTGGTCAAGAAAGACAGGAACAGCGAAGCGAGGGAAGCGTTGGTGAGATTACGCGGTACAAATTACGACATCGACGCCGAATTGAATGCGTTGAAACAACGCGCTGAAGAGAGCAGCAACAGCCAAGTATCCTACTTGTCAGCACTCACGAAAAAGACTGCGTTGAGAGCCATCCTCATTTGTTTCGCTCTGATGGTATTCCAACAGCTCTCTGGTATAAATGCCGTCATCTTTAACACGTCAGCGATATTCGCTTCTGCAGGAGCGGCCGTGCCCGCTGCGGTTGCGACTATCATCATCGGTGTCATCCAAGTAGTATCAACATTCGGCTCGAGTTTGGTCATCGACAAACTTGGCAGAAGAATTCTTCTGTTACTGTCCACTTTGGTCATGTGCCTTTGTTCTACAGCTTTAGGAGTGTTCTTCTTCTTACAAGACGTTCATGGAGCAGATTCAGATATTGTCGCTTCCATATCTTGGCTTCCACTCCTCGCATTGTCTCTTTTCATAATCGCTTTCTCCATTGGTCTAGGTCCAATTCCGTGGATGATGGCGGGAGAACTTTGTACCACTGAAATTAAGGCTTTCGTCGCCTCAACGGCTGGCACCTTCAATTGGCTTCTCAGTTTTGCCGTCACGAGTACTTTCAACGctcttaatgatagtattggtTCCGGTCAAGTATTTTGGCTCTTCGCCAGTATAATGGTCGTTGGATTCGTGTTCGTATTCTTCATCGTTCCTGAAACGAAAGGCAAGAGCGTTGACGAAATCCAAGTCATGCTAGGCGCTCAGCCACAACAACAAAGAAATACAgacgaaacaaaaaaataa
- the LOC106133301 gene encoding facilitated trehalose transporter Tret1-2 homolog isoform X2, producing MESGDKILFEREKNYKDAFSYDNSGFDMTEKKDWASKSAEGNGTMAEVGVSQTVLVEPREGGRKLPQYIAALAATLGALAAGSALGWSSPVVFKVTQANQTDYNFPVSTAQGDWISSLVNLGAATVCIPIGLIMDAIGRKKTMLCLVLPFTVGWLLITFATNVSMLMAGRFITGFAGGAFCVTAPTYTSEIAQDSIRGTLGSYFQLMITIGILFAYAVGSYTSVFVFNILCTCIPIIFGIVFFFMPESPTFLVKKDRNSEAREALVRLRGTNYDIDAELNALKQRAEESSNSQVSYLSALTKKTALRAILICFALMVFQQLSGINAVIFNTSAIFASAGAAVPAAVATIIIGVIQVVSTFGSSLVIDKLGRRILLLLSTLVMCLCSTALGVFFFLQDVHGADSDIVASISWLPLLALSLFIIAFSIGLGPIPWMMAGELCTTEIKAFVASTAGTFNWLLSFAVTSTFNALNDSIGSGQVFWLFASIMVVGFVFVFFIVPETKGKSVDEIQVMLGAQPQQQRNTDETKK from the exons AGCGCAGAAGGCAACGGCACTATGGCGGAGGTGGGAGTGTCCCAGACGGTCCTGGTGGAGCCGCGCGAGGGGGGGCGGAAGCTGCCACAGTACATAGCAGCTCTCGCAG CAACCCTAGGCGCGCTGGCCGCCGGTTCAGCCCTGGGCTGGTCGTCGCCCGTCGTCTTCAAAGTGACCCAGGCCAACCAAACCGACTACAACTTCCCGGTCTCCACCGCCCAGGGCGACTGGATCTCTTCTCTCGTCAATCTCGGAGCAGCCACCGTCTGTATACCAATAGGCCTCATCATGGACGCTATAGGTCGGAAGAAAACCATGTTATGTCTCGTCTTACCCTTCACTGTCGGCTGGCTTCTCATCACGTTCGCTACAAACGTCTCCATGCTCATGGCCGGCAGATTTATCACAGGTTTCGCTGGAGGAGCATTCTGCGTTACAGCACCGACTTACACCAGTGAAATAGCCCAAGACTCCATCCGTGGAACGTTGGGAAGTTATTTTCAACTCATGATCACTATTGGTATACTTTTCGCGTACGCCGTCGGCAGCTACACTTCAGTTTTCGTATTCAATATCCTCTGCACTTGCATACCGATCATTTTCGGCATTGTATTCTTTTTCATGCCAGAAAGTCCGACCTTCTTGGTCAAGAAAGACAGGAACAGCGAAGCGAGGGAAGCGTTGGTGAGATTACGCGGTACAAATTACGACATCGACGCCGAATTGAATGCGTTGAAACAACGCGCTGAAGAGAGCAGCAACAGCCAAGTATCCTACTTGTCAGCACTCACGAAAAAGACTGCGTTGAGAGCCATCCTCATTTGTTTCGCTCTGATGGTATTCCAACAGCTCTCTGGTATAAATGCCGTCATCTTTAACACGTCAGCGATATTCGCTTCTGCAGGAGCGGCCGTGCCCGCTGCGGTTGCGACTATCATCATCGGTGTCATCCAAGTAGTATCAACATTCGGCTCGAGTTTGGTCATCGACAAACTTGGCAGAAGAATTCTTCTGTTACTGTCCACTTTGGTCATGTGCCTTTGTTCTACAGCTTTAGGAGTGTTCTTCTTCTTACAAGACGTTCATGGAGCAGATTCAGATATTGTCGCTTCCATATCTTGGCTTCCACTCCTCGCATTGTCTCTTTTCATAATCGCTTTCTCCATTGGTCTAGGTCCAATTCCGTGGATGATGGCGGGAGAACTTTGTACCACTGAAATTAAGGCTTTCGTCGCCTCAACGGCTGGCACCTTCAATTGGCTTCTCAGTTTTGCCGTCACGAGTACTTTCAACGctcttaatgatagtattggtTCCGGTCAAGTATTTTGGCTCTTCGCCAGTATAATGGTCGTTGGATTCGTGTTCGTATTCTTCATCGTTCCTGAAACGAAAGGCAAGAGCGTTGACGAAATCCAAGTCATGCTAGGCGCTCAGCCACAACAACAAAGAAATACAgacgaaacaaaaaaataa